The following coding sequences are from one Bacteroidota bacterium window:
- a CDS encoding TetR/AcrR family transcriptional regulator, translated as MSKAERTKQFIIEKTAPVFNAKGYAGTSMNDLMVATGLTKGSIYGNFENKDEVALAAFDYNFGKVVSYLRHAIEARTSSIDKLLVYPETYRNFLKLPFLKAGCPVLNTSTEADDTHPLLKEKAVNALKLWKTSVEKHITVGIQNKEIKATTNASEFAAILMSLIEGAVMQAKVTGKHTDLNTTMDFLEKLIEDLKR; from the coding sequence ATGTCGAAAGCCGAACGTACCAAACAATTTATCATCGAAAAAACAGCACCTGTTTTTAATGCAAAAGGCTATGCCGGCACATCGATGAACGATTTAATGGTGGCAACGGGCTTAACGAAAGGCAGCATCTATGGGAATTTTGAGAACAAAGATGAAGTAGCATTAGCTGCATTTGATTATAATTTCGGCAAAGTGGTAAGCTATCTCCGACACGCCATTGAAGCACGTACCAGCTCCATTGATAAATTGTTGGTGTACCCCGAAACGTATCGCAACTTTTTAAAACTACCATTCCTGAAAGCAGGATGTCCCGTTCTTAATACCTCTACAGAAGCGGACGATACCCATCCGTTGTTGAAAGAGAAAGCGGTGAACGCATTAAAGTTGTGGAAAACATCAGTCGAAAAACACATTACGGTTGGAATACAAAATAAAGAAATCAAAGCGACTACCAATGCTTCCGAATTTGCAGCCATCTTGATGTCGCTCATCGAAGGGGCCGTGATGCAAGCAAAAGTGACCGGAAAACATACAGACCTAAATACGACCATGGACTTTTTGGAAAAATTAATTGAGGATTTGAAACGCTAA
- the kbl gene encoding glycine C-acetyltransferase, giving the protein MYGKFQEYLQTELKNIEDSGLFKRERVITSEQGAVVKVNGKDVIIFCANNYLGLSSHPKVIEAAHKTLDRHGYGMSSVRFICGTQDIHKELEQKLSKFVGQEDTILYAACFDANGGVFEPLMGEEDAIISDELNHASIIDGVRLCKAQRYRYKNCDMADLEEQLKAAQKNRFRLIVTDGVFSMDGFVAPLDKICDLADKYNAMVMVDESHASGFIGKTGRGTIELKNVMDRVDIVTGTLGKALGGAMGGFTSGKKEVIEMLRQRSRPYLFSNSLAPHIVGASIAVLDMLNETTTLRDKLEANVNYFKQGIKKVGLEIKEGDSAIVPVMLYDAKLAQQFAAKLLDEGIYVIGFFYPVVPKDKARIRVQLSAAHEKEHLDKALAAFEKVGKELGVIK; this is encoded by the coding sequence ATGTACGGAAAATTTCAAGAGTACCTTCAAACCGAGTTGAAAAACATTGAAGATTCAGGTTTATTTAAGCGCGAACGCGTTATCACTTCGGAGCAAGGAGCGGTTGTAAAAGTAAATGGGAAAGATGTGATTATCTTTTGTGCCAATAATTATCTCGGATTGTCGTCACATCCGAAAGTAATTGAAGCCGCACATAAAACCTTGGACCGTCATGGATATGGAATGAGTAGTGTGCGTTTCATTTGCGGAACACAAGACATTCACAAAGAACTGGAACAAAAGCTTTCAAAATTTGTCGGACAAGAGGATACTATTTTATATGCTGCTTGTTTTGATGCAAATGGTGGTGTATTCGAACCGTTGATGGGTGAAGAAGATGCAATTATCTCCGATGAATTGAACCACGCTTCTATTATTGATGGTGTGCGTTTGTGTAAAGCACAACGTTATCGTTATAAAAATTGCGACATGGCAGATTTGGAAGAACAATTGAAAGCTGCTCAAAAAAATCGCTTCCGATTAATTGTTACCGATGGCGTTTTCTCCATGGATGGCTTTGTTGCTCCCTTGGATAAAATTTGTGACTTGGCAGATAAATACAATGCGATGGTGATGGTGGATGAAAGTCATGCAAGCGGCTTTATCGGTAAAACAGGAAGAGGAACCATCGAATTAAAAAATGTTATGGACCGTGTCGACATTGTTACCGGAACATTGGGAAAAGCATTGGGTGGAGCCATGGGCGGATTTACGTCCGGGAAAAAAGAAGTAATTGAAATGTTGCGCCAGCGTTCTCGTCCATATTTGTTTAGTAACTCGTTAGCGCCTCACATTGTTGGCGCTTCCATTGCGGTATTGGACATGTTGAATGAAACAACCACACTTCGTGATAAATTAGAAGCAAACGTTAACTACTTTAAACAAGGAATTAAAAAAGTTGGATTGGAAATTAAAGAAGGTGATTCTGCAATTGTTCCTGTTATGTTGTACGATGCAAAATTGGCACAACAGTTTGCTGCAAAATTATTGGATGAAGGTATTTATGTGATTGGATTCTTTTATCCGGTTGTTCCGAAAGACAAAGCACGTATCCGCGTGCAACTATCTGCTGCACATGAAAAAGAACATTTGGACAAAGCATTGGCTGCGTTTGAAAAAGTTGGAAAAGAATTGGGAGTCATCAAATAA
- a CDS encoding SRPBCC family protein, producing MIAVYILLSIIIAFLIIALVMPTAFTYEAEIVVNKSKAEVFDYLKHLKNQNHWSVWNLNSPDMKQEYTGTDGTVGFISAWEGKKAGKGAQELKKIVEGERIDTELRFEKPFKATNTGYFITTAVDANQTKIVWGMSGDSPRPFNVISAFMKGTLMKDFNQGLTNVKKNLEK from the coding sequence ATGATAGCAGTCTATATTCTTTTAAGTATCATTATTGCTTTTTTAATCATTGCTTTAGTGATGCCCACCGCGTTTACTTATGAAGCAGAAATTGTAGTCAATAAAAGCAAAGCGGAAGTGTTTGATTATTTAAAACATTTAAAAAATCAAAATCATTGGAGTGTTTGGAATCTTAATTCTCCTGATATGAAACAAGAATATACAGGGACGGATGGCACTGTTGGTTTTATTTCCGCTTGGGAAGGAAAAAAAGCAGGTAAAGGGGCACAAGAATTAAAAAAAATTGTGGAAGGTGAACGCATTGATACAGAACTGCGTTTTGAAAAACCGTTTAAAGCAACCAATACCGGCTATTTTATTACAACAGCTGTAGATGCGAATCAAACAAAAATTGTTTGGGGCATGTCGGGTGATTCTCCTCGTCCATTCAATGTGATTTCTGCATTCATGAAAGGAACATTGATGAAGGATTTTAATCAAGGACTAACAAACGTTAAAAAGAATTTAGAAAAATAA
- the mnmH gene encoding tRNA 2-selenouridine(34) synthase MnmH, with protein sequence MPTPIHIEEFTKLSDTHPILDVRTPAEFAQGHIPGAINLPIFTNEERIVIGTLYKKEGKQPAILKGLELVGPKLHSFVQEAIKLNKNGTFLVHCWRGGMRSSSMAWFIETYGFKCLTLKGGYKNYRKQILGSFNEQKNIVVLGGKTGSGKTMILHALQKQNEQIIDLEKIAHHKGSSFGSLGEEPQPSQEQFENELALHFSKTDAQKKVWVENESRRIGTTVIPLGFWEQMKNALVVSIDLPTEERVNYLVSEYGKFSKEELITATTRIGKKLGGQHVKRAVQAIEEGDLKTAFEICLVYYDKTYSYGEENREKEKMIHCEFEKMDVESIAKAIMNI encoded by the coding sequence TTGCCTACACCAATCCACATAGAAGAATTCACAAAACTTTCGGATACACATCCGATATTGGATGTACGCACGCCTGCCGAATTTGCTCAAGGGCATATTCCGGGAGCCATCAACCTTCCGATCTTCACAAATGAAGAACGGATTGTGATTGGAACATTGTATAAAAAAGAAGGCAAACAACCCGCCATCTTAAAAGGGTTAGAGCTTGTCGGTCCGAAATTACACTCCTTCGTTCAAGAAGCCATTAAGCTCAATAAAAACGGAACATTTCTCGTGCATTGCTGGCGTGGCGGAATGCGCAGCTCCAGCATGGCATGGTTCATAGAAACTTACGGATTTAAATGTTTGACATTAAAAGGTGGATATAAAAACTATCGCAAACAGATACTGGGAAGTTTTAATGAACAAAAAAACATTGTCGTACTCGGTGGAAAAACAGGAAGTGGAAAAACAATGATTCTTCATGCGTTGCAAAAACAAAATGAACAAATTATTGATCTCGAAAAAATTGCTCATCACAAAGGTTCATCATTTGGTTCATTAGGAGAAGAACCACAACCGTCACAAGAACAATTTGAAAATGAACTCGCTTTACATTTTTCAAAAACTGATGCTCAGAAAAAAGTGTGGGTAGAAAATGAAAGCAGAAGAATCGGCACCACCGTTATTCCACTAGGATTTTGGGAACAAATGAAAAATGCATTGGTTGTTTCTATTGACTTGCCCACAGAAGAACGTGTCAACTATCTGGTAAGTGAATACGGAAAGTTTAGTAAGGAAGAACTCATCACAGCAACCACACGTATTGGAAAAAAACTGGGTGGGCAACATGTAAAACGGGCTGTTCAGGCAATTGAAGAGGGTGATTTAAAAACTGCCTTTGAAATTTGTTTGGTGTATTATGATAAAACATATAGTTACGGAGAAGAGAATAGAGAAAAAGAAAAAATGATTCATTGTGAATTTGAGAAAATGGATGTAGAGTCTATCGCTAAAGCGATTATGAACATTTAA
- a CDS encoding peptide MFS transporter: MEKELTLEQIQDFKGKYPKQLWFLFLVEMWERFCFYGMRGVLTIFMADQILGLSLSDKDANLKYGAIQAFVYAFTFVGGIFADKFLGFKKSLLFGGLVMIVGNIIIAISPQEFFYLGITLSIIGTGFFKPNISSMVGELYKEGDPRRDAGFGLFYSGINIGALLGGAVCVYLGTSKDYGWSYAFLSAAVVMVLGLVTFLFTRKWLGPIGNSPLLSLPANKRITKEVIVYVGALLSIPLIFIMIKNTDYTDYFMYSIGPLAFLYFIYETIKEGDLKAQKKLIAAFIFILFSIIFWAFFEQSGGSLALFAQDNLHHNLLFFEINPNIVNNTSNSLFVIIFSPILGLIWLALAKKKIEPNTVIKFGIGFLFLAAAFYIFYYTRFFADETGKTSLNAFTIAYLVITFGELALSPIGLSIMTKLSPKRLSGMMMGFWFLASAYGQYAAGLLGAGMSSPDENASLNTKLELYTDGYQLLAIYALIAGIILIAISPLIRKLMQEVK; this comes from the coding sequence ATGGAAAAAGAATTGACATTAGAACAAATTCAGGATTTCAAAGGAAAATATCCGAAACAATTATGGTTTTTGTTTTTGGTAGAAATGTGGGAACGTTTTTGTTTCTATGGAATGCGTGGTGTTTTAACCATCTTTATGGCTGATCAGATTTTAGGATTATCCTTGTCGGATAAAGATGCCAACCTGAAATACGGAGCCATTCAAGCCTTTGTGTATGCTTTTACATTTGTGGGAGGTATTTTTGCAGATAAATTTTTAGGATTTAAAAAATCACTTTTATTTGGAGGATTGGTGATGATTGTCGGAAACATCATCATTGCCATTTCACCACAAGAATTTTTCTACCTCGGCATTACCCTTTCCATTATCGGAACCGGATTTTTTAAACCGAATATCTCTTCCATGGTAGGCGAATTGTATAAAGAAGGAGATCCAAGACGCGATGCCGGATTCGGATTGTTTTACTCGGGTATCAACATCGGAGCTTTATTAGGCGGTGCTGTTTGTGTGTATTTAGGAACCAGTAAAGATTATGGCTGGAGTTATGCTTTTCTTTCTGCTGCAGTAGTAATGGTACTCGGATTAGTAACATTTTTATTTACCAGAAAATGGCTGGGACCTATTGGAAATTCTCCGTTGTTAAGCTTACCTGCTAACAAACGTATTACAAAAGAGGTGATTGTATATGTTGGTGCTTTGTTAAGCATTCCATTAATCTTCATCATGATTAAGAACACCGATTATACGGATTATTTTATGTACTCCATCGGACCACTTGCTTTTTTATATTTCATTTATGAAACCATCAAAGAAGGAGATTTAAAAGCACAAAAGAAATTAATTGCAGCGTTCATCTTTATTCTCTTTTCCATCATCTTCTGGGCGTTCTTCGAGCAAAGCGGTGGTTCATTGGCGCTTTTCGCACAAGATAATTTACACCACAATTTATTATTTTTTGAAATCAATCCGAACATCGTCAACAACACTTCCAACTCATTATTTGTAATCATCTTCAGTCCGATACTCGGATTAATCTGGTTGGCCTTGGCGAAAAAGAAAATCGAACCGAATACAGTGATTAAATTCGGAATCGGATTTTTATTTTTAGCAGCCGCATTTTATATTTTCTATTACACGCGATTCTTTGCAGATGAAACCGGAAAAACATCCTTGAATGCATTTACCATTGCCTACCTGGTGATTACGTTTGGTGAGCTTGCGCTGTCACCGATCGGTTTATCCATCATGACAAAACTTTCACCAAAAAGATTATCAGGAATGATGATGGGCTTTTGGTTTTTAGCAAGTGCATACGGACAATATGCTGCAGGTTTATTGGGAGCAGGAATGTCGAGTCCGGATGAAAATGCAAGCTTAAACACGAAACTGGAATTGTATACCGATGGCTACCAACTATTAGCAATTTATGCGTTGATAGCCGGAATTATATTAATCGCGATTTCACCATTGATTCGTAAATTGATGCAAGAGGTAAAATAA
- a CDS encoding T9SS type A sorting domain-containing protein — MNSRFCVLFFCAVFCSLTLTSQTGPAGVGTSTNNVLWLKANAGTSTTTDGAAISSWNDQSGNGINVSQSTAVQRPLYEATLMNGMPAIEFDNSSVAGQNDYLTAPDNAILDNTAGYTFFTVSRIKAFDGNAKSIISKRTTIDVDEAFMLFYYTTNYFYADIDGLGNRFSTTPTTFSANTNYIIDVVYDGSLAAANRSKIYEGENLRKTATESSATIGDKPSALVIGATHSADNRPFNGYMSEIIMYRNTLNDAQRIIVNNYLSAKYDIALSTNNKYVGDDAANGDFDREVAGVGQESSGNNSSFAASAAAGFSITVNSGLDNGDYILAGHASVANAQITSDVGGMTGTLNARWQRIWYVDVTNTSTAINTNIEFDMSDGGVGTVVLGATSDYVLLYRAGLTGSWTELATANATPGDRVKFNGINLTTDGYYTVGTHDYPVSPLPMQLLNFNAIMNSGKVDITWSTASETNNDFFTVEKSKDGITFEPVITVDGAGNSTSIIDYADVDYSPYTGISYYRLKQTDFNGSFTYSAIVPVNYSVGDGGMTLFPNPATANEGFNLNISGLENQEVLVVVRDIAGRESFSKVILVTENNQLVAIDSEQTLAAGTYIVVASSNNKIYSQKLIVK; from the coding sequence ATGAATTCACGATTTTGTGTCCTGTTTTTTTGTGCTGTATTTTGTTCTTTAACGTTAACCTCACAAACCGGTCCTGCAGGTGTAGGTACAAGCACCAACAATGTATTGTGGTTAAAAGCCAATGCCGGAACATCTACCACTACGGATGGTGCAGCAATTAGTTCTTGGAATGATCAATCCGGAAACGGAATCAATGTCTCCCAATCAACAGCCGTTCAGCGTCCTTTATACGAAGCAACCTTGATGAATGGAATGCCTGCCATTGAATTTGACAACAGCAGTGTAGCCGGGCAAAATGATTATTTAACTGCTCCTGACAATGCCATCCTAGACAATACAGCCGGTTATACGTTTTTTACCGTAAGCCGGATAAAAGCATTTGATGGGAACGCCAAAAGCATCATTTCAAAAAGAACCACCATCGATGTGGATGAAGCATTTATGCTGTTCTATTATACCACCAATTATTTTTATGCTGATATCGATGGATTGGGCAATCGGTTCAGCACCACTCCAACTACATTTTCAGCAAACACCAACTACATCATTGATGTGGTTTATGATGGATCATTAGCCGCTGCCAACCGCTCAAAAATATACGAAGGAGAAAATTTACGCAAAACGGCAACCGAATCCAGCGCAACTATTGGAGATAAACCATCAGCACTAGTGATTGGCGCAACACATTCGGCCGACAACAGACCTTTTAATGGTTACATGTCGGAAATTATCATGTACCGCAACACCTTAAATGATGCACAGCGCATCATCGTCAACAATTATTTATCTGCCAAATACGATATTGCATTAAGTACAAATAATAAGTATGTAGGTGACGATGCAGCAAATGGAGATTTTGATCGAGAGGTAGCAGGTGTGGGACAAGAAAGTTCAGGAAACAACTCTTCCTTTGCGGCCTCTGCTGCTGCCGGATTCAGCATCACAGTCAATTCGGGTTTAGACAATGGAGACTATATTCTTGCCGGACATGCCTCCGTTGCGAATGCACAAATTACTTCCGATGTTGGCGGGATGACAGGAACATTGAATGCCCGCTGGCAACGCATTTGGTATGTTGATGTAACCAATACGTCCACAGCCATCAATACAAACATCGAGTTTGACATGAGTGATGGAGGTGTTGGAACCGTTGTACTTGGTGCCACTTCGGATTATGTTTTACTTTACAGAGCAGGATTAACGGGCAGCTGGACAGAATTGGCAACAGCGAACGCGACACCCGGTGATCGTGTAAAATTTAATGGAATCAATTTAACCACCGATGGCTATTATACTGTTGGAACACATGATTATCCGGTGAGTCCATTACCGATGCAACTGTTAAACTTCAATGCCATTATGAATTCCGGCAAGGTGGATATAACTTGGTCTACAGCCAGCGAAACCAACAATGATTTTTTTACCGTTGAAAAATCAAAAGATGGAATCACCTTTGAACCGGTGATAACTGTTGATGGAGCCGGTAACAGCACCTCCATCATCGATTATGCCGATGTGGATTATTCTCCGTATACAGGCATTTCTTATTATCGTTTAAAACAAACGGATTTTAATGGTTCGTTTACCTACTCCGCAATTGTTCCGGTGAACTATAGTGTTGGTGATGGTGGCATGACGCTCTTCCCAAATCCTGCAACTGCCAACGAAGGATTTAATCTCAACATCAGTGGATTGGAAAATCAGGAAGTGCTGGTGGTGGTAAGAGACATTGCAGGAAGAGAATCGTTTTCAAAAGTGATATTAGTTACCGAAAACAATCAGCTGGTCGCAATCGACTCAGAGCAAACACTTGCAGCAGGAACCTATATAGTTGTAGCATCTTCCAACAACAAAATATACAGTCAGAAATTAATCGTCAAATAA
- a CDS encoding cation diffusion facilitator family transporter, giving the protein MSHNSENSSSHIIQSLVINLLIALSKAFAAFMTRSGAMLAEAIHSFSDCANQILLLIGVRQGQKEANEKHPLGYGRAVYFWSFMVAMLLFSIGGMFSIYEGVHKLQHPEPIEHISWGIGVLVFSIILESYAMFSNIKEINARKGKHSFFKYLRDTKDSDLVVVFGENSAAVFGLVFAIVAMLLSYVTGDGRYDAYGSIAIGVILILVAIFLSVEVKSLLIGESANETIMEELNKIIDRHKEVVELLRCVTIQQGPGEVMMCMKIKCDSTISALEVSKLINKLEEEIRTATPEVKWIFVEPDMQEWKQVSA; this is encoded by the coding sequence ATGTCGCACAATTCAGAAAACAGCTCCTCTCACATTATTCAGAGTTTAGTCATTAATCTACTTATTGCTTTGTCGAAGGCATTTGCTGCTTTTATGACGCGCTCCGGAGCCATGTTAGCGGAAGCTATCCACTCTTTTTCCGATTGTGCGAATCAGATTTTGTTATTAATTGGTGTGCGTCAAGGACAAAAAGAGGCGAATGAGAAACATCCGCTGGGTTACGGACGAGCCGTGTATTTCTGGTCGTTCATGGTAGCCATGTTGTTGTTCTCCATTGGTGGAATGTTTTCCATATATGAAGGAGTTCATAAACTGCAACATCCTGAACCAATTGAACACATCTCTTGGGGGATTGGCGTATTAGTGTTTTCAATTATTTTGGAATCGTATGCCATGTTTTCTAATATAAAAGAAATTAATGCACGAAAAGGAAAGCACAGCTTCTTCAAATATTTACGCGATACAAAAGACAGTGATTTGGTGGTCGTGTTTGGCGAAAACTCTGCAGCAGTATTCGGTTTGGTGTTTGCAATTGTAGCTATGTTGCTTTCCTATGTCACAGGTGATGGTCGTTACGATGCATACGGTTCCATCGCCATTGGTGTTATTTTAATTTTGGTGGCGATCTTTTTATCGGTGGAAGTAAAATCGTTGTTGATTGGTGAAAGTGCCAACGAAACCATCATGGAAGAGTTAAACAAAATTATTGACCGTCACAAAGAAGTGGTTGAACTCTTGCGTTGTGTTACCATTCAGCAAGGACCGGGTGAAGTGATGATGTGTATGAAGATTAAATGCGATTCCACCATTTCAGCTTTGGAAGTAAGTAAACTTATCAATAAGCTGGAAGAAGAAATACGTACCGCCACTCCCGAAGTAAAATGGATTTTTGTGGAACCCGATATGCAAGAGTGGAAACAAGTTTCTGCGTAA
- a CDS encoding acyl-CoA thioesterase gives MTTLAPTKTPTSVYKIRFSDCDMFGHLNNSRYLDYLINAREDHLILQHQFDFNKYYKNDFGWVIGSHEIAYLRPAIYNEQVTVQSTLMHADKDVLHVEILMMNEHQNQLKAVLRTTFVPIHLKTGRREQHPDDLLDWATDLVNADISHQELFSERVKTLVSQFKELKK, from the coding sequence ATGACAACGCTAGCACCTACCAAAACGCCTACCTCTGTCTATAAAATCCGTTTTTCGGATTGCGACATGTTCGGGCATCTCAACAATTCGAGGTACCTCGATTATTTAATCAATGCACGAGAAGATCATTTGATTCTGCAACATCAGTTTGATTTTAATAAGTACTATAAAAATGATTTCGGCTGGGTGATTGGCAGTCACGAAATCGCGTACCTGCGTCCTGCTATTTACAACGAACAAGTAACTGTGCAATCTACATTGATGCATGCCGACAAAGATGTATTGCATGTAGAAATTTTGATGATGAATGAACATCAAAATCAATTAAAGGCAGTTCTGCGCACCACCTTTGTTCCGATTCATTTAAAAACGGGTAGAAGAGAACAACATCCGGACGACCTATTGGATTGGGCAACCGATCTTGTGAATGCGGACATCAGTCATCAAGAACTTTTTTCGGAACGTGTAAAAACCTTGGTATCGCAATTTAAGGAGCTGAAAAAGTAA
- the purT gene encoding formate-dependent phosphoribosylglycinamide formyltransferase: MSKKIMLLGSGELGKEVVIALKRLGQYVIAVDSYNDAPAQQVADEREVINMLDGAELDRIVAKHQPDLIVPEIEAIRTERFYDYEKQGITVVPSAKAANFTMNRKAIRDLAAKELKLKTAKYEYANSFEELVAAVKTVGIPCVVKPLMSSSGKGQSVIKTEADIQKAWDYAQAGKRGDYSEVIAEAFVKFNSEITLLTVTQKNGKTLFCPPIGHRQERGDYQESWQPAEIKAEHLKEAQHMAEQVTKALTGSGLWGVEFFLADDGVYFSELSPRPHDTGMVTLAGTQNFSEFELHARAILGLPISEITLERVGASAVILADKEGTNPTFTGLDKAMNHPQSDIRIFGKPITRPYRRMAVALTYDKVGSDVNKVKERAMEIAKQVTVSPRD; encoded by the coding sequence ATGAGTAAGAAAATAATGCTCTTAGGTTCAGGCGAACTCGGAAAAGAAGTTGTCATCGCACTTAAACGATTGGGACAATATGTGATTGCTGTTGACTCTTATAATGATGCACCAGCACAGCAAGTAGCCGATGAACGCGAAGTGATTAACATGTTGGATGGTGCAGAACTCGACAGAATTGTTGCTAAACACCAACCGGATTTAATCGTTCCGGAAATTGAAGCCATCCGTACCGAACGTTTTTACGATTATGAAAAACAAGGCATCACTGTTGTTCCCAGCGCGAAAGCGGCCAACTTCACCATGAACAGAAAAGCCATTCGTGATTTGGCAGCAAAAGAATTAAAATTAAAAACGGCCAAATATGAATATGCAAACAGTTTCGAAGAATTGGTTGCGGCAGTGAAAACTGTTGGTATACCTTGCGTTGTTAAACCATTGATGAGTTCATCGGGAAAAGGACAAAGCGTTATTAAAACCGAAGCCGATATTCAAAAAGCTTGGGACTATGCACAAGCAGGCAAGCGTGGCGATTACAGCGAAGTGATTGCTGAAGCATTTGTAAAATTTAATTCTGAAATTACGTTGTTAACCGTCACACAAAAAAACGGAAAGACATTGTTCTGCCCACCTATCGGTCATCGCCAAGAACGAGGCGACTATCAAGAAAGTTGGCAGCCGGCTGAAATAAAAGCAGAGCATTTAAAAGAAGCACAGCATATGGCGGAACAAGTCACAAAAGCATTAACAGGTTCGGGATTGTGGGGCGTAGAATTTTTTCTGGCAGATGATGGTGTTTATTTCTCCGAATTATCTCCTCGTCCGCACGATACCGGAATGGTAACTTTAGCAGGAACTCAAAATTTTTCAGAATTTGAATTGCATGCTCGTGCGATTTTAGGATTACCCATTTCTGAAATTACATTAGAACGAGTTGGTGCAAGTGCAGTAATTTTGGCTGACAAAGAAGGAACCAATCCAACATTCACAGGATTAGATAAAGCCATGAATCATCCACAAAGTGATATTCGTATTTTTGGAAAACCAATTACTCGTCCGTACAGAAGAATGGCTGTTGCATTAACGTATGATAAAGTTGGAAGTGATGTAAACAAAGTAAAAGAGCGTGCAATGGAAATTGCGAAACAGGTTACGGTTTCACCTCGTGACTAG